CCTCGAATCGCTGCGAATCCGGAAGGATGCCGTCGAACTCGACGCGCTCCGGCGGGCCGGCGCGCTCGCGGATCGGATCTCGCTCGAGATTCGCGAGCGCGGGGCCGACCTCGTCGGGATGACCGAATCGGAGCTGGCGGACGAGATCAACCGACTGCTCACCGCGGACGGCGGCGAGGAGCCCGCGTTCGAGACCATCGTCGCCGCCGGCCCGAACGGGGCCCGGCCACACCACCACAGCAGCTCGCGAGCAATCGAGGCCGGCGACCCGATCGTTTTAGATTTCGGCGCGTTCGTCGCGGCCGATCTCGAGGGCGGAACGGGCCGGTATCCCGGTGACCAGACGCGAACGATCGTCGTTGGTGACCCGCCTGCGGAGTACGAACGAGTCCACGAAACAGTCAGGGAGGCACAGGCGGCCGCGATCGCCGCCATCGAGCCGGGCGTCGAAGCCGGTGCGATCGACCGCGCCGCCCGGTCAGTCATCGAGGACGCCGGCTACGGTGACGCCTTCGTCCACCGGACCGGCCACGGCGTCGGTCTCGAGGTCCACGAACCGCCCTACATCGTCGATGGCAACGACCGCGAACTCGAGCCCGGCATGGTCTTCAGCGTCGAGCCGGGGATCTATCTCGAGGGACAGTTCGGGGTCAGGATCGAGGATCTCGTCGCCGTGACTGACGACGGTGCCGAGCGACTGAACGACACGCCGCGCGGCAGGGAGAGCGGTCGTTGAGTGCGTCGGTCGCTGAGTGCGCACCAAATCGGGTCGGTGACCCCGACGCGCGTCGAACGGGGACACCGGGTTTCCGGTGAAATGTCGGCGCGCTGCCGACTGATGCGTGCTACTTGATCGTCCGCAATCGTCTGGTCCGCTGTCAGTGATCGTCCGGCCGCTGTCAGTGATCGTCCGGCCGCTGTCAGTGCCGGCACACGGCTACGGCTCGTCGGTTTCGACGAGCACCGTTCGGACGACATCCGGGTCCTCGAGCAACTGGTGTTCGGTATAGCTTCCCTCCGCGCTCCCGCCGCTCCGGCGGGTCTGCTCCAGGATATCGAGGAAGGCGTGTTCTTTCAACAGATCACGGACCCGTCGCAGCGAGAGGGGTTCGGAGCTCTCCTGCCGACAGATCTCTTCGTAGACGTCGTAGATCTTCGTCGTTCGGAACCCGTCCTCGTCGGCCGTGTTGAGCGAGAGGACGGCAAGTGCCTGCAGGACGTATCGCGAGTGAGGCGTCGACCCGCGGATGAGTTCCCGAAATCGATCGGTTTCGGCTCGCTCTCGTGCCTGAACGACGAACTCTTCGCGAACCGTTTCGCTGCCCTTCGACTGGGCGATCTCGCCGGCGTATCGGAGGATATCGATCGCCTTCCGTGCGTCACCGTGTTCGCGGGCGGCCAGCGCCGCGGCTCGCGGAATGACTGAGTGCTCGAGGACGCCGTCCTTGAACGCGTCGCTGCGGGCCTGCATGATGTTCCGGAGCTGATTCGCGTCGTACGGCGGAAAGACGAACTCCCGTTCGCAGAGACTGGACTTAACCCGCTCGTCCAAGCGGTCCTTGTACTTGATCTTGTTACTGATCCCGATCACGCCGATCTTGCACGACTCGAGTTTGCCGGCCTCGCCCGCGCGAGAGAGTTGCATGAGAATGTCGTCGTCGTCGAGTTTGTCGACCTCGTCGAGGATCACGAGGACGACATCGTACTGGGAGTCAAGCACCGTCCAGAGCCGCTTATAGTATGTCGAGGTGCTGAGTCCCTTGTCAGGGATCCGGACGTCGGTGATTGCCGGCTCGTTCAGCGAGTGGGCGATCGTTTGGACGGCCTGGGTCTCCGTGTTGTCCTGTGCGCAATCAACGTAGGCGAACGCGGAGGTGACGTCCTCGTCCCCCGCGACACGGACGGCCCGTTCCGAGATGTACTTCGCACAGAGGGACTTGCCCGTCCCCGTCTTCCCGTAGATGAGGAGATTACTCGGACTCTGCCCGAAAATCGCGGGATTGACAGCGTTCGCGAGTTCCGAAATCTCATCGTCCCGGCCAACGATCCGGCCCTCCGCCGGGAGATGATTGATCTCGAGGAGCTCCTTGTTCTCGAAGATCGGGTCGTCGCGCGTGAACAGGTCGTCGCCGGAACTCGACATAGTCGAACACCGTGTTTCCGGTGAAATAGCCCTTCCGTTTGACATCGGAGACTTGAGTACGGAACGGGATTCGGTGGAACAGCCCTGAGAACCAGATATACAACGGATTCAGATTCGGCGCACGGGCTCGAGGCGGCCTACTCGATGAAGCGGTTCAATGATTTATCGGCCGCGAACACACACCGTGTTTCCGGTGAAACGGGGAGAAGCCGTGGGGACGGTCCAGTTGAAACGGGGGTTCCGTTCCCCGGAACCCTGATGTCTGCGAGGAGAGCGTCGCCAACGACCGACAACGAGGGCCGACGCTGACGACAATCGCTATATGACAATTGCAAGATGAGAAGCGAGTATCGTATCGTGCGTTGCCTTTCCGATCACTGGAAAACTATGAACTGATTCACTTGGTGGACTATACTCATATCTACTATTTATGTATTCCTATAACATATTGGCATGGCACTGAAATTCTCACCATAGTAGAGGAGAATACTACCACATCACATCATCGTCCACAGCAGGGACCGTCCTCGACGGCTTTCACCGGAAACATGGTGTGTGTCTGTATGAGCATTCGAGTCCGTCCCAGATGCGGGAACTCGAGTTCGCTCCAGTTGCGGGATCTCGATTGCTGTCGGCACGTGCTCCCGTTCTCTACTTGTTCCGGTGTCCAACGGATCAAGATATCTTGAGTAGCCCATTTTTCGGCCGCCATCGATCGATACCTTCAGTAATTCCGATGACTCCGTAATATTTCACCGGAAACACGGTGTGGGCCAAATCCAATGGAACTGTCCCCTGACGACCGAGTCGATCGCGATATTCGACAGCCGACATCGTTCGTAACTTCACCGGAAACACGGTGTGTCGAGTCGTTCCAGCCTCGATCGTCGTTGACTCTCCTATCGGGAATGTCTGGTGTTACCGAAAATCGGCTGATCGACCGTTCGTTCGCTCTCGGTTTCCGATGCGATTCACCGGAAACACGGTGTGTCTCCCCGTCCTGGCCCCCACATCGTGTCTCTGGCGATCGAATGAATTTCACCGGAAACACGGTGTGGGGCGGGTCCCAATACGTGTACTCCCTCGAGAAGGATGCCCGCGTCACCTCCACGGATCGGTTACCCGACGGTCCACGAATTCGTCGCTCGGTATTCAAATCGAATACTGCGCAGTCGGCCAGTCCATCAACTGGCCGATCCGTCAGTCGCAGTCGGTTTCAGTAATAGTAGAGTTCGAGTTCGTGACCGCAGTTCCGGCACCGGGTTTCTTTCCCCAGTAGCGGATTCGAATCGCTCTCCGGGTGGATCCCCGGCCCCGGCGGGACGGTCGCGTTGACCATCGTCTCGCATTCCGGGCAGCCGATATGCATATCTGCATGACCTGTACGGGACATCACTCGAGCGTAGTCGACGGCCCCAAATAGTTATCGGAGTCGTACGGAACCGCTGTCGCTCCCATCTGATCGTTCGATCGCTATAGAGTCGGATTTACGCCGCGAAACGACCGAAACGGGTGCGGAATTCCGTCGGCCGTTCGTCCGCCGATTCGACTCCGTTTGGATGTCGTTGGTAACCCGAAAGCCGTTGTTTCCGACCCGAGCTCGGTGACCGATCTCGGATGACTATCCCGACTCGCCGCAGACACGGTTCCAGCACCGGCATCTGCTCTCCCGGCAGTGGTCGACTGACTGACGGACCCATTGCCCGAGCGGTACCGTCAAAAGCACCGGTGTGCACCATCGCAGGTGAAAGGCCGAACAGTCCGTAATCTCGAAGCGGAGAAGCGATACAGTAACTAGTGATTCGGACTGCACAGTGTCTCGACTGCACAGCGCCTCCGACGACTAAACGGTGTACGTGATATCGTCGAACTCGAAAAACGCCGTCTCGTAGCCGTCGTGACGGGATACCTGTGTGGGCGAATTGACGGTAATCGTCACACGGTCGTCCGCTGCGAGATCGGCGATCTCGAGTCCGTAATGATGGCCGATCTCGCCGTCGAGCGTTTCTGCGAGTGCCCCCTCCTGGACGATGTCACCGTCGCGTTCGACGGCGACGGACAGGGACATCAGCGGGAGGATAATGTCGTTGTACGGCGTTCTGGGACAGACTGCCAGGTACGACTCCCCACCGGTGAACCGGTCGGCGTCGATCACGAACGCGGTGATCGCCGCGTCGCCGCTGCGCTCAGTTCCGAGTGACTCACCCGGAATGTCTGCGATCGGCGGCCCCTGTCCTGTCGGCGGTGGCCCGAGTTCACCGCCGTGGTCGCCGCTACCCTCACTGTGATCACCGTCGTGGTTACCGCTGCCCTCGCCGTGGTCCATCACCGATAAGGCGTCACGGTTCCCTCGCTTGCTCTCCTCGATCGTCTCGAAAGAGAGGTCGTTGACATCCGATCGGGCGTACTCGAAGTCGACCTCGAGCGAGGCCGCCGATTTAAACCGCCCCTCGAACGCGCCAGTTCGCTCGAGCGAAACAGGACCGGCCCGGATGCGGGCCGTGTACTCGCCTTCGCTGGGCAGCCGGACGTTGTCGCCGTAGTGAAATCCCATCCGCTGGGAGAGCATCGGCCACGGCGACGAGATGCCCGCATCGACCGGCGAGCCGTCCTGTAGGATCTCGACTTGCATGTCCACCGGAAGGACGGTGTGGGTTTCCCGGTCCCAGAGGGTGACCATGAGGTGGTGGCTGTCATCGGTGTTGACATCGACGAGCTGTTTCCCGTCGCTGGTGGCCTCAACGGTCCAAAACCGATGCGGAAAGGTATAGGAAATTGCGACGGCGTAGTCGCCGTCGGCTGCCATCCCGTAAGTTCCCATCTCCTCGCGCGAGGACGGGAGGTAGACGGCGTCGGGGCGGTTCTCGACGAGCGGCGGATTCGCCCACGCGGACTCTTCTTCGAACCCGAGTCGCTCGAGACAGCCGGCGGTTCCGACGGTCCCGACGGCTCCGATCGTGGCTGTTCCGCGGAGGAAACCCCGGCGATTCATTGGACAATCCTTGGGCACCGGCGACAAAACGCCTGTTGGTTCAGCAATCGAACGGGTAATCTGTGATCCCATTCAGATCTTCGGCAACCGAACCAACGAACCTTTGATCGGTCCATCCTACGGTTTACGTATGGACCGGCGAACATACCTCGGCGCAGCCGGAATTGGGGGACTTACCAGCGTTGCCGGCTGTCTCGGCGAGGCACTCGGCGGTGACGAAAAGAACGCGGGCCATCCTGACGCCGTTCTCGGCCCGCCAGAGACGGATCTCAGCGAGGCGACGCATCCGAGCTACGGCGACGAATACCCGGCGATCAGCGTGCCAGACCCCCTGTCGGGCGAGATGATCTCGACTGACCAGTTCGAGGGGGACCGCACCGTGTTGATGACCTTTCTCTATACGAGCTGTCCCGACGGGATGTGTCCCGCATTGACACTCCGGTTGCGACGTGCACAGGAGGCTGCCGCCGAGAACGGGTACGGTGACGAGGCCGCGTTCCTCGCGATGACGTTCGACCCCGAGCGGGATACCGAAGAGAAACTGCGTACCTTCGGCGAAGAACGAGGCGTCGATCTCGACGCCGGCAACTGGCACTTCCTGCGGCCCGAACGGTACGAGGACGCCCAATCGATTATTAGCGAGACGTACGGACTGCCAGAAGAGAGCCTCGAGAAACAGTACGAAAACGAGTACGAGAAACTCGAGTACACCTTCCCGCATCTCCCCTACATCTTCCTCGTAAACGACAAGGGGATCGTCGAACGTGTATACGCTAGGGGACACACAGTGGATATCCCACAGCTCGTCGACGACTTTGAAACGGTGGTGACAGGGTAGATGCGTCGGCGCGACGTCCTCGCTGGCGTCGGCAGCCTAGCCGTGATCGGGAGCGCAGGCGCAGTAGCGATACACGGGACGCCGTCGTTCGGCGGGGGACGCGACGGGAAACCGACCGCCGATCCTCACACGGTCGAGACGATCGCTGCTCAGGGCAGCGAGGCCGACGAGGTACGCGTCCCGGCGACCGATCGAGCGACGTTCGTCGATTTTTTCGGAACGTGGTGTACCCCCTGTTCCAAGCAGATGCCCGCCCTCGTCGAGGCCCACGAGCGTCTCGGCGACGACGTGTTGTTCATGTCGGTCACAAACGAGGATGTCGGGGGATCGGTGACGGAAGCCGAGGTCGTCGACTGGTGGGAAGATCACAACGGGAACTGGTCACTCGGAATCGATCCGACAGCCGAACTGAGCGCTGAGTACTCTATCCGCGGGGTTCCCTACGCCGTTGCAATCGACACTAACGGACGCATCCAATGGTCGGAGGGCGGTCGAAAGTCCGCGGACGAACTGGTCGACGGCATCGAACGCGCCCTCGAGAACGGGGACTGACATGGTCGACACGACGCTCGCCACCTCGATCGCGTTTGGGCTTACCTCGGGAATCGCGACCTTCTTTTCGCCGTGTTCCTATCCGCTCCTTCCAGGATACGTTGGCTTTTACGCCAGTCAGACCGACGGCGATCGCGCGTCGCTCGGCGGCGCGCTGAGCCGGGGGCTGGTCGCCGGTCTCGGCGTGTTGGTCACCTTCGGTGCATTACTCGGCGCGACGTTCTGGGTCGGCTACTCGACCCTGTCGAAGATCACGTGGTTCGAAGTCGTCGTCGGGCTCGTCCTGATCGCGTTCGGGTTCTTGATCGTCTTCGACCGCGCCCCGTCGGCGTCGATCGCACTCCCCAAACGCCGCTCGAGCGTCGTCGGGTTCGCGATCTTCGGCGTGGGCTACGCCCTGGCGGCGGCCGGCTGCGTCGCGCCGGTGTTTTTCGGCGTCGTCGGCCGTGCGCTCTCGGTACCCGCGACCTCGGCGGCGGTCCTCCTCGGGACGTACGTCGGGAGTTTCGTCGTCCTCATGGTCTCGCTGACCGTTGCGACGGGGATGGGGCTGGTCGCAAGCGCCGGTCAACTCGCGGCCTACACTGGCGTCCTGAAACGCGTTGCGGGTGCCGTCATGATCATTGCCGGGATCGGACAGCTCTATCTCGCGGTCGTTGTCCTCGATATCTTCGGTCTGTTCTGAATCGGGTCGCCCTTCCATCGACGACCGCAGCTCGAAACGGGCGTCGCGTAACAACACAGCGCGTCCGGACAGTCGTCACTCGAGCGGACGCCGAACCGGTATCCGGCAAGCAACGGCAGGTCCGGAACCTATCCCGCTGTCTCCCAAAGGTAGATGCAAGCGATGTACCAGGATTTGCTGCTCGCGACGGACGGGAGCGACGCCGCCCGTCGAGCGACCGATCACGGAGTCGAACTCGCGAGGGAACTCGATGCGACACTACACGTCCTGTCGGTCTCCGAAGACGGCCCGCAGGCCACGGAAAAACAGGACCGGTTACGGTCCGATCGGGAAGAAGAGGCCGCTTCGGCCGCCGAACACGCCAAAGAGGCAGCGGAGCGCGAGGGCGTCGACGTCACGACCGACATCCGTCACGGTGTCCCCCAGGAACAGATCGTCGACTTCGCAGAGACGAACCCGGTCGATATGATCATCGTCGGGACGGCCGGCCGGTCTGGGCTCGACCACCTGATCTCGGGCAGTGTCGCCGAGGAAATCGTTCGAAACGCACCGATTCCGGTTCTCACTGTTCGCGAACAGCCGTAATTGCGGTTCCGGTCGCTTCGACTCCTAGTCCTGTGCTACGCGTCGATACGAACCCGATACTTACCACGCGAGGGAGTGACTCGAGCCCTATCGTGGCCGCTCATCCCGCTCGTCCCCTCATCGATCTAGTGGCCAGTCGGCTGAACCGATATCTGGAGCGGGCAACACTAGCCTGGTCCACACTCCTCCCCGAAGGTGTCCTCGGATGAGTGACGGCACCACGACCGTCGTCAGCGACGCTCCGTGTGTCCTGGTCGTCGGTGACTCCGACCCCGCCGATGACGCGATGGACGCACTCGCTCCAGCGTTTGACGGCGGGTCGCTGCTCAGAGAACGAACGCTCGAGGGGGCGCTCGACCGACTCGCTACTCGAGAGATCCACTGTCTCGTCTGCCCGTTCGCGAGCGCAGACGACGGGTCATCGTCCGACTCGCCGCTCGAGGAGTTGGCGGCCCGAACCGGCGAACGACCGATCGTGGCTGTCGTCGACGATGAGGACGCTTCCCGAGCCCTCGAGGCCGGCGCGAGCGACGTCGTCGGCCGGAATGCGTCCGAAGCGGTGCTGACCGCTCGCGTCAGGAACGCCGCCGAGCGAGAGCGGTACCGGCTGGCGGCGGCGAACGCGGATCCGCGCCACCGGTCGATCCTCGAGCACGCCGCGGCGGTCGTCTGGGTGCTCGACGCTGACGGCGATATCGAGTACGCGAGCCCGGCCGTCGAGTCCAGACTGGGGTACACGCCGACGGAACTCGAGCGGACGACGATCACGCGACTCGTCCATCCGGACGATCGCGAGACGGTTCGCGAGACGATCGCCGCCGTCGCCGCTGCCCCGATCGGGACGACCGAACGGGTCACCGGTCGGCTGGGTCACGCCGACGGCACCTGGCAGGTCGCGGCACTGACTTGCACCAACCGATTCGAGGATCCGGCCGTCGAGGGGATCGTCGTCACGCGGACGAGTTCGCCCGTGACCGAGTCGGCTACCGATGACGGGGCTCGAGCGGGGGTCGACCGGCTCTCGGATGCGTTTTTCACGCTCGGTCCGCGGAGCGAGATCCGGTACGCGAATCCAGCGGCGATCCGGCTCGTTACCGACATCGCCGATCAGCCGATCGATGACGATGTCCCGACGGGGACGGTCGTCTGGGACCTGCTTCCCGACCGACTTGGCGAAGCGCTCGCCGACCGGATCCGCGAGGCAGAAACGACGGGATCGATCGTCGAGTTCGAGACGCCACTGCCCGATCGCGAGAGCCGACTATCCGTCTCCGTCCATCCCGGCGATGAGGGCGTCTCCGTGTATACGAGGGAGCGATCCCCCGATATCGAGGCTCCTGTGGCGTCGACGGATCGGGATCGCCTCGAACTCCTCGAGGCTGTCGTCGATACACTGGACGACGGCATCGTCGTCCTCGAGGGGTCGACGGTTCGGCTGGCGAACACGGCCCTGCTGGCGCTTTCGGAGGCGGACGCGCTCGTCGGTCGTGACCTCGCGGACTTGTTCGAGGATGACCTCGCCGCGACGATTCGAGAGCGAGCCCGATCGCCCGTCGTCAGGTGGATGGAGCCCGCGATGGGCGAGCTCGCGACTGACGCGGGCCGTCCCCGACCGGTCGACGTCTCCGTCGCACCGTTGCCCGATCCTGATCGAACGCTCTGTGTGGTCCGCGACAGGCGCGGCTCTCGGGCTGCCGCGTTGTCGACGATCCGGGAAACCGTCGCGGCCCTCCGCCGTGCCGAGACACCGGCTCCTGTTCGAGCGGCCGTCACCGGTGCCGTTCGCGAGTGTGCCGACGCCGACGTCGCCATTTGGTATCTCGTCGACGATGACCGCCTTCGTCCGGCGGCAGTAACGGCGGCAACGGGACGAGCACCCGAAAACGAGCAGGAAACGATCGAGCCGCCGGCGATCGACCTCGGCGACACCCCGCTGGCCGACGGCCTCGAGAGCGGCGAGCCGACCGTCTACGAGCGTGCGGCTCTCGACGATGGACTGGCCCGTCTCGGACTCCGGGCCGAACAGGCCCTGGCCGTCCCAATCGGGGATCACGGTCTCGTTCTCGCGACCAGTACGGAGCCGATGGCGTTCGACGGGCTGGACACGGACCCGATCGAAACCCTGTCGGACGCGGCCGTACTGACGCTCGAGGGGCTCGAGCGCGCCGATACCCTCCACACGAGTCAGCACGACCGGGAACGACTGCAAACCCGCGTGGAGCGAACGGAGCGGGTCTGTGACGCGGCACGGTCGCTACTGGACGCTTCGACGCGCGAAACGGTCGAACGACGGCTCTGTGAGGCGCTCGTCTCGTTGACTCCCCTCGAGTCGGCCAGCGGGCTCGAACTCGCCTGGGTTGGCCGCACGGACGACAGCGGTCAGCGGATCGTCCCCGAGGCGTGGGCCGGTCGCGACGGCGAGTTCCTCGAGT
This genomic stretch from Natrinema sp. SYSU A 869 harbors:
- a CDS encoding Xaa-Pro peptidase family protein, which translates into the protein METPFERRIAACQRRLDREGANLAVCFPSPNLTYLTGFEESPSERHLLLFVPENGDPTLVAPAMYEAQLSGLPIADLKLQLWTDADDPLEEIADVLEGYSLGGTDPATVLLDDRLWATFSQDLRELLPDATFGLASTVLESLRIRKDAVELDALRRAGALADRISLEIRERGADLVGMTESELADEINRLLTADGGEEPAFETIVAAGPNGARPHHHSSSRAIEAGDPIVLDFGAFVAADLEGGTGRYPGDQTRTIVVGDPPAEYERVHETVREAQAAAIAAIEPGVEAGAIDRAARSVIEDAGYGDAFVHRTGHGVGLEVHEPPYIVDGNDRELEPGMVFSVEPGIYLEGQFGVRIEDLVAVTDDGAERLNDTPRGRESGR
- a CDS encoding orc1/cdc6 family replication initiation protein encodes the protein MSSSGDDLFTRDDPIFENKELLEINHLPAEGRIVGRDDEISELANAVNPAIFGQSPSNLLIYGKTGTGKSLCAKYISERAVRVAGDEDVTSAFAYVDCAQDNTETQAVQTIAHSLNEPAITDVRIPDKGLSTSTYYKRLWTVLDSQYDVVLVILDEVDKLDDDDILMQLSRAGEAGKLESCKIGVIGISNKIKYKDRLDERVKSSLCEREFVFPPYDANQLRNIMQARSDAFKDGVLEHSVIPRAAALAAREHGDARKAIDILRYAGEIAQSKGSETVREEFVVQARERAETDRFRELIRGSTPHSRYVLQALAVLSLNTADEDGFRTTKIYDVYEEICRQESSEPLSLRRVRDLLKEHAFLDILEQTRRSGGSAEGSYTEHQLLEDPDVVRTVLVETDEP
- a CDS encoding iron transporter; this translates as MNRRGFLRGTATIGAVGTVGTAGCLERLGFEEESAWANPPLVENRPDAVYLPSSREEMGTYGMAADGDYAVAISYTFPHRFWTVEATSDGKQLVDVNTDDSHHLMVTLWDRETHTVLPVDMQVEILQDGSPVDAGISSPWPMLSQRMGFHYGDNVRLPSEGEYTARIRAGPVSLERTGAFEGRFKSAASLEVDFEYARSDVNDLSFETIEESKRGNRDALSVMDHGEGSGNHDGDHSEGSGDHGGELGPPPTGQGPPIADIPGESLGTERSGDAAITAFVIDADRFTGGESYLAVCPRTPYNDIILPLMSLSVAVERDGDIVQEGALAETLDGEIGHHYGLEIADLAADDRVTITVNSPTQVSRHDGYETAFFEFDDITYTV
- a CDS encoding SCO family protein, with product MDRRTYLGAAGIGGLTSVAGCLGEALGGDEKNAGHPDAVLGPPETDLSEATHPSYGDEYPAISVPDPLSGEMISTDQFEGDRTVLMTFLYTSCPDGMCPALTLRLRRAQEAAAENGYGDEAAFLAMTFDPERDTEEKLRTFGEERGVDLDAGNWHFLRPERYEDAQSIISETYGLPEESLEKQYENEYEKLEYTFPHLPYIFLVNDKGIVERVYARGHTVDIPQLVDDFETVVTG
- a CDS encoding TlpA disulfide reductase family protein: MRRRDVLAGVGSLAVIGSAGAVAIHGTPSFGGGRDGKPTADPHTVETIAAQGSEADEVRVPATDRATFVDFFGTWCTPCSKQMPALVEAHERLGDDVLFMSVTNEDVGGSVTEAEVVDWWEDHNGNWSLGIDPTAELSAEYSIRGVPYAVAIDTNGRIQWSEGGRKSADELVDGIERALENGD
- a CDS encoding cytochrome c biogenesis protein CcdA; translated protein: MVDTTLATSIAFGLTSGIATFFSPCSYPLLPGYVGFYASQTDGDRASLGGALSRGLVAGLGVLVTFGALLGATFWVGYSTLSKITWFEVVVGLVLIAFGFLIVFDRAPSASIALPKRRSSVVGFAIFGVGYALAAAGCVAPVFFGVVGRALSVPATSAAVLLGTYVGSFVVLMVSLTVATGMGLVASAGQLAAYTGVLKRVAGAVMIIAGIGQLYLAVVVLDIFGLF
- a CDS encoding universal stress protein, which translates into the protein MYQDLLLATDGSDAARRATDHGVELARELDATLHVLSVSEDGPQATEKQDRLRSDREEEAASAAEHAKEAAEREGVDVTTDIRHGVPQEQIVDFAETNPVDMIIVGTAGRSGLDHLISGSVAEEIVRNAPIPVLTVREQP
- a CDS encoding bacterio-opsin activator domain-containing protein, giving the protein MSDGTTTVVSDAPCVLVVGDSDPADDAMDALAPAFDGGSLLRERTLEGALDRLATREIHCLVCPFASADDGSSSDSPLEELAARTGERPIVAVVDDEDASRALEAGASDVVGRNASEAVLTARVRNAAERERYRLAAANADPRHRSILEHAAAVVWVLDADGDIEYASPAVESRLGYTPTELERTTITRLVHPDDRETVRETIAAVAAAPIGTTERVTGRLGHADGTWQVAALTCTNRFEDPAVEGIVVTRTSSPVTESATDDGARAGVDRLSDAFFTLGPRSEIRYANPAAIRLVTDIADQPIDDDVPTGTVVWDLLPDRLGEALADRIREAETTGSIVEFETPLPDRESRLSVSVHPGDEGVSVYTRERSPDIEAPVASTDRDRLELLEAVVDTLDDGIVVLEGSTVRLANTALLALSEADALVGRDLADLFEDDLAATIRERARSPVVRWMEPAMGELATDAGRPRPVDVSVAPLPDPDRTLCVVRDRRGSRAAALSTIRETVAALRRAETPAPVRAAVTGAVRECADADVAIWYLVDDDRLRPAAVTAATGRAPENEQETIEPPAIDLGDTPLADGLESGEPTVYERAALDDGLARLGLRAEQALAVPIGDHGLVLATSTEPMAFDGLDTDPIETLSDAAVLTLEGLERADTLHTSQHDRERLQTRVERTERVCDAARSLLDASTRETVERRLCEALVSLTPLESASGLELAWVGRTDDSGQRIVPEAWAGRDGEFLESTQVSLDRHTESPTANAAATREPVVLEALDTTEAGRTDGSDAERAWRQHLLERGFQSALSLPLESGALRYGTLTAYAARPSAFDDATRRACEHLATVASEAIGAIETKRALLADRVTELEVVLRDESEPLSSIAGQLDCRIDVRAVIPRSSGGSTMFCSVPKSDADAIHDSVGSLPAVDSVSIVGRGTDETVLEIGLVDATEPSIARTIADHGGVLRSVTPVDDRTRLVIDLGEPVSVRSFLHALEAIHSGTELVARRERDRPPRSTQPFDTLAETVSERQRRTLEAAYHSGFFEWPRTHTGEEVAESLGVSQPTFSRHLRIAQRKLFASLFDEAED